A single region of the Anguilla anguilla isolate fAngAng1 chromosome 17, fAngAng1.pri, whole genome shotgun sequence genome encodes:
- the csf2rb gene encoding cytokine receptor common subunit beta isoform X2: protein MLLPWALSLSTVFLVPACGTPPCAVHNGISDTNTLYAASALESLRCLNDYLSHIRCSWTESMQMHSQAPLSLYHWNNVDRESPCLPYRHPDQLPDGRLTVHCRYNTTGFAMGARDAFFFKTPCPPALTKTVSPLQHVRLGPPRNLSQQAVEGGGAVLKWQDPPHATPSRQRSSLSYQVGYRRRGGQDWTEVEVSELELRFEAGSLAADCEYEAKVRVREDKGLWSEWSPLVEWKTENVPGPSNLQCVFDGQMEVHCSWEVKRELAEVIIYRLSYRLNQSLPAQWCSMSSPPNAQHSRDPVLRFSCSFLVSDPEQQLQVELLPTHNTREILSHKHVQPSPPVLVEVTERGQDWVLSWTPPESSSLLSISYELRYWSTKKQERMTYLNFTESARSFVMHRGSLLPSTHYAAQVRAWAIPRPSYAGPPSEWTQQIEWTTHPAPWSISTLIYIPIAVLVGIIFISLYFTLPACRRRIVLWKVSVPTPIKSKVLEEIMKRTPSTKPTLQKEIEKTLICSVQVLGKVNESCYLEDCSQPQKLAKGNSPGPCWETAPKTALLGSPGPPDSPQEASLSFSGPYILCPDCSLPEASEAEGQTSQGHFLFDTPILSQLPPPSLCQSMVGYVGIPAPEDDPCKDLAPGSSQELGPVWDGYVADPNELMGDPRPKSSPGFPDCDPPAYTPTPVPFPGGPAEFEGRGAAYPPSGVPGYPAGRQGLGLSDRRCDVTDYVRLSETL from the exons ATGCTTCTCCCCTGGGCACTCTCCTTGTCCACCGTGTTCCTGGTCCCTGCCTGTGGAACTCCCCCATGTGCAGTACATAACGGAATCAGTGACACCAACACATTGTATG CGGCCTCTGCATTAGAGTCCTTGCGTTGCCTCAATGACTACCTGTCCCACATACGCTGCAGCTGGACAGAGAGCATGCAGATGCACTCGCAGGCCCCGCTGTCACTCTACCACTGGAACAACGTTGATAG AGAGTCACCGTGTCTGCCGTATCGACACCCGGACCAGCTGCCGGACGGCCGCCTCACCGTGCATTGCCGGTACAACACCACCGGTTTCGCCATGGGGGCTAGAGATGCCTTCTTTTTCAAGACCCCGTGCCCCCCGGCCCTGACAAAAACGGTCTCCCCTCTTCAGCACG TGAGACTGGGACCGCCCCGCAACCTATCGCAGCAagctgtggagggagggggcgctgttctgAAGTGGCAGGACCCCCCGCACGCCACCCCCTCGCGCCAACGCTCCTCCCTCAGCTACCAAGTCGGCTACAGAAGGCGCGGCGGCCAGGACTGGACG GAAGTGGAGGTTTCAGAGTTGGAGTTAAGGTTCGAGGCTGGGTCTCTGGCGGCAGATTGTGAATACGAGGCCAAGGTGAGGGTCAGAGAAGATAAAGGGCTCTGGAGCGAGTGGAGCCCCCTAGTGGAGTGGAAGACTGAGAATG TACCTGGTCCTTCcaacctgcagtgtgtgtttgacgGACAGATGGAGGTGCACTGCAGCTGGGAGGTGAAGAGAGAACTGGCTGAGGTCATCATCTACAGGCTGTCATACCGCCTGAACCAGAGCTTAcc TGCTCAGTGGTGTAGTATGAGCTCTCCTCCCAATGCTCAGCACTCCAGAGACCCAGTGCTGAGGTTCAGCTGTTCTTTCTTGGTGTCGGACCCAGAGCAGCAGCTTCAAGTGGAgctcctccccacacacaaCACCAGGGAGATCCTGTCTCACAAACACG TTCAACCTTCTCCACCAGTTCTGGTGGAGGTGACAGAGAGGGGTCAGGACTGGGTGTTGAGCTGGACCCCCCCGGAATCCTCTTCTCTCCTGTCCATCTCCTACGAGCTGCGATACTGGAGCACCAAAAAACAG GAGAGGATGACGTATCTCAACTTTACAGAGAGCGCCCGCTCTTTCGTCATGCACAGGGGGTCCCTGCTCCCCTCCACACATTACGCGGCTCAGGTTCGAGCCTGGGCCATCCCCAGGCCCTCTTACGCGGGCCCCCCTTCTGAGTGGACGCAGCAGATAGAATGGACCACTCACCCAG CTCCCTGGTCCATCTCTACGCTCATTTACATCCCCATTGCTGTGCTTGTGGGCATAATCTTCATTAGCCTGTACTTCACCCTCCCAGCCTGTCGCAG GAGAATAGTGCTGTGGAAGGTGTCTGTACCAACTCCCATCAAGAGTAAAGTGCTTGAAGAAATCATGAAG AGAACCCCCAGCACCAAGCCGACGCTacagaaagagatagagaaaaCCCTCATCTGCAGTGTGCAAGTCCTGGGAAAAGTCAATGAGTCCTG TTACTTAGAAGACTGCAGCCAGCCACAGAAGCTGGCCAAAGGCAACAGCCCGGGACCGTGCTGGGAAACAGCCCCCAAAACTGCACTGCTGGGCTCCCCTGGCCCCCCTGACTCCCCTCAAGAGGCCAGTCTGAGCTTCAGCGGGCCCTACATCCTGTGTCCCGACTGCTCCCTGCCTGAGGCCAGTGAAGCTGAGGGGCAGACCAGCCagggccacttcctgtttgacacGCCCATCCTCTCCCAGCTCCCACCGCCCTCCCTCTGCCAGTCCATGGTGGGGTACGTGGGCATCCCCGCGCCCGAGGACGACCCGTGCAAAGATTTGGCCCCGGGGTCCTCCCAGGAACTTGGCCCGGTATGGGACGGGTACGTGGCTGACCCCAACGAACTGATGGGGGACCCCCGGCCAAAGTCGTCCCCGGGGTTCCCGGACTGTGACCCTCCAGCCTACACCCCCACTCCTGTCCCGTTCCCGGGCGGTCCTGCAGAGTTCGAAGGCCGGGGCGCGGCGTACCCCCCCTCGGGCGTCCCGGGGTACCCTGCGGGGAGGCAGGGGTTGGGGTTGTCAGACAGGCGATGTGACGTCACTGACTACGTCAGGCTGTCAGAgacattgtga
- the csf2rb gene encoding cytokine receptor common subunit beta isoform X1, producing MLLPWALSLSTVFLVPACGTPPCAVHNGISDTNTLYAASALESLRCLNDYLSHIRCSWTESMQMHSQAPLSLYHWNNVDRESPCLPYRHPDQLPDGRLTVHCRYNTTGFAMGARDAFFFKTPCPPALTKTVSPLQHVRLGPPRNLSQQAVEGGGAVLKWQDPPHATPSRQRSSLSYQVGYRRRGGQDWTEVEVSELELRFEAGSLAADCEYEAKVRVREDKGLWSEWSPLVEWKTENVPGPSNLQCVFDGQMEVHCSWEVKRELAEVIIYRLSYRLNQSLPAQWCSMSSPPNAQHSRDPVLRFSCSFLVSDPEQQLQVELLPTHNTREILSHKHVQPSPPVLVEVTERGQDWVLSWTPPESSSLLSISYELRYWSTKKQERMTYLNFTESARSFVMHRGSLLPSTHYAAQVRAWAIPRPSYAGPPSEWTQQIEWTTHPGGTQLLQSRTAVAQSSESRPAHSLSAANAKPRPPYHTPWSISTLIYIPIAVLVGIIFISLYFTLPACRRRIVLWKVSVPTPIKSKVLEEIMKRTPSTKPTLQKEIEKTLICSVQVLGKVNESCYLEDCSQPQKLAKGNSPGPCWETAPKTALLGSPGPPDSPQEASLSFSGPYILCPDCSLPEASEAEGQTSQGHFLFDTPILSQLPPPSLCQSMVGYVGIPAPEDDPCKDLAPGSSQELGPVWDGYVADPNELMGDPRPKSSPGFPDCDPPAYTPTPVPFPGGPAEFEGRGAAYPPSGVPGYPAGRQGLGLSDRRCDVTDYVRLSETL from the exons ATGCTTCTCCCCTGGGCACTCTCCTTGTCCACCGTGTTCCTGGTCCCTGCCTGTGGAACTCCCCCATGTGCAGTACATAACGGAATCAGTGACACCAACACATTGTATG CGGCCTCTGCATTAGAGTCCTTGCGTTGCCTCAATGACTACCTGTCCCACATACGCTGCAGCTGGACAGAGAGCATGCAGATGCACTCGCAGGCCCCGCTGTCACTCTACCACTGGAACAACGTTGATAG AGAGTCACCGTGTCTGCCGTATCGACACCCGGACCAGCTGCCGGACGGCCGCCTCACCGTGCATTGCCGGTACAACACCACCGGTTTCGCCATGGGGGCTAGAGATGCCTTCTTTTTCAAGACCCCGTGCCCCCCGGCCCTGACAAAAACGGTCTCCCCTCTTCAGCACG TGAGACTGGGACCGCCCCGCAACCTATCGCAGCAagctgtggagggagggggcgctgttctgAAGTGGCAGGACCCCCCGCACGCCACCCCCTCGCGCCAACGCTCCTCCCTCAGCTACCAAGTCGGCTACAGAAGGCGCGGCGGCCAGGACTGGACG GAAGTGGAGGTTTCAGAGTTGGAGTTAAGGTTCGAGGCTGGGTCTCTGGCGGCAGATTGTGAATACGAGGCCAAGGTGAGGGTCAGAGAAGATAAAGGGCTCTGGAGCGAGTGGAGCCCCCTAGTGGAGTGGAAGACTGAGAATG TACCTGGTCCTTCcaacctgcagtgtgtgtttgacgGACAGATGGAGGTGCACTGCAGCTGGGAGGTGAAGAGAGAACTGGCTGAGGTCATCATCTACAGGCTGTCATACCGCCTGAACCAGAGCTTAcc TGCTCAGTGGTGTAGTATGAGCTCTCCTCCCAATGCTCAGCACTCCAGAGACCCAGTGCTGAGGTTCAGCTGTTCTTTCTTGGTGTCGGACCCAGAGCAGCAGCTTCAAGTGGAgctcctccccacacacaaCACCAGGGAGATCCTGTCTCACAAACACG TTCAACCTTCTCCACCAGTTCTGGTGGAGGTGACAGAGAGGGGTCAGGACTGGGTGTTGAGCTGGACCCCCCCGGAATCCTCTTCTCTCCTGTCCATCTCCTACGAGCTGCGATACTGGAGCACCAAAAAACAG GAGAGGATGACGTATCTCAACTTTACAGAGAGCGCCCGCTCTTTCGTCATGCACAGGGGGTCCCTGCTCCCCTCCACACATTACGCGGCTCAGGTTCGAGCCTGGGCCATCCCCAGGCCCTCTTACGCGGGCCCCCCTTCTGAGTGGACGCAGCAGATAGAATGGACCACTCACCCAG GTGGCACTCAGCTGCTACAGTCCCGAACAGCCGTGGCtcagagttccgagagccgccccgcccactctctctctgcagccaacgcaaaaccacgcccaccctaccaca CTCCCTGGTCCATCTCTACGCTCATTTACATCCCCATTGCTGTGCTTGTGGGCATAATCTTCATTAGCCTGTACTTCACCCTCCCAGCCTGTCGCAG GAGAATAGTGCTGTGGAAGGTGTCTGTACCAACTCCCATCAAGAGTAAAGTGCTTGAAGAAATCATGAAG AGAACCCCCAGCACCAAGCCGACGCTacagaaagagatagagaaaaCCCTCATCTGCAGTGTGCAAGTCCTGGGAAAAGTCAATGAGTCCTG TTACTTAGAAGACTGCAGCCAGCCACAGAAGCTGGCCAAAGGCAACAGCCCGGGACCGTGCTGGGAAACAGCCCCCAAAACTGCACTGCTGGGCTCCCCTGGCCCCCCTGACTCCCCTCAAGAGGCCAGTCTGAGCTTCAGCGGGCCCTACATCCTGTGTCCCGACTGCTCCCTGCCTGAGGCCAGTGAAGCTGAGGGGCAGACCAGCCagggccacttcctgtttgacacGCCCATCCTCTCCCAGCTCCCACCGCCCTCCCTCTGCCAGTCCATGGTGGGGTACGTGGGCATCCCCGCGCCCGAGGACGACCCGTGCAAAGATTTGGCCCCGGGGTCCTCCCAGGAACTTGGCCCGGTATGGGACGGGTACGTGGCTGACCCCAACGAACTGATGGGGGACCCCCGGCCAAAGTCGTCCCCGGGGTTCCCGGACTGTGACCCTCCAGCCTACACCCCCACTCCTGTCCCGTTCCCGGGCGGTCCTGCAGAGTTCGAAGGCCGGGGCGCGGCGTACCCCCCCTCGGGCGTCCCGGGGTACCCTGCGGGGAGGCAGGGGTTGGGGTTGTCAGACAGGCGATGTGACGTCACTGACTACGTCAGGCTGTCAGAgacattgtga